Proteins co-encoded in one Prunus persica cultivar Lovell chromosome G6, Prunus_persica_NCBIv2, whole genome shotgun sequence genomic window:
- the LOC18773218 gene encoding ABC transporter G family member 17: protein MARSNDRRRDTVIDIGKPAIFTGGLEFSALTYTVTKKSKNEEGKWFKHEVDLLHKITGFAPKGCITAVMGPSGAGKSTFLDGLAGRIASGSLQGKVSMDGKEMNPSLIKRTSAYIMQDDRLFPALTVYETFMFAADLRLGPVSVTDKKQRVEKLIQQLGLSSARNTIIGDEGSRGVSGGERRRVSIGVDIIHGPSLLFLDEPTSGLDSTSAHSVIEKVHHIARAGSTVILTIHQPSSRIQLLLDHLIILARGQLMYQGSPKDVAIHLGRMGRKVHKEESPIEYLIDVIQQYDQSELGVEALAEFAHTGIKPPLLVDGDISFATILPTPTPPRHGGHGHRGEGHEDKGRSGKRLPLQTSTHITNDFDHSVRSPYNTNSRSWTPTRSGVMQKLHSFTPSRQRADQKMQSPMSASPGYNYSSEILPSTPTPHSSDYTVNENDYLTPDIGPNTKSYHHLGPKFANSFFPETWILMRRNFINIRRTPELFLSRLVVLTFMGFLMATMFKNPPQNSQGITNRLSFFIFTVCLFFFSSNDAVPAFIQERFIFVRETAHNAYRASSYTIAGLITYLPFLALQASVYAGIVWFALGLRGPFLYFLVVLYVSLLSTNSFVVFVSSVVPNYILGYAAVIAFTALFFLFCGYFLNSHDIPQGWKWMNHVSTMTYPYEGLIINQYQTNDTFGNNTDGTNITGFNILEGLRISYGKPHTLSGSKKWEKVFIMLGMTVLYRILFYLVIRFLSKNQRT from the exons ATGGCTCGTAGCAATGATCGTCGGCGTGACACGGTGATTGACATAGGGAAGCCGGCGATTTTCACAGGGGGGCTTGAATTTTCCGCCCTTACGTACACCGTGacaaagaaaagcaagaaTGAGGAGGGGAAATGGTTCAAGCATGAGGTGGACTTATTGCACAAGATCACAGGGTTTGCACCAAAAGGGTGCATCACAGCTGTGATGGGTCCTAGTGGAGCTGGGAAGTCTACCTTCTTGGATGGATTGGCAGGGAGAATAGCAAGTGGGAGTCTTCAGGGCAAAGTGTCCATGGATGGCAAGGAAATGAACCCAAGCTTGATTAAAAGGACTTCAGCTTACATTATGCAGGATGATAGGCTGTTTCCAGCTCTTACAGTTTATGAGACTTTCATGTTTGCTGCTGATTTGAGGTTGGGTCCAGTTTCAGTTACTGATAAAAAGCAGCGAGTCGAAAAGCTGATTCAACAGCTTGGATTATCT TCTGCTCGAAACACCATCATAGGCGATGAGGGAAGCCGAGGAGTGTCCGGTGGAGAGCGTCGCAGAGTTTCGATTGGTGTGGACATCATCCATGGACCATCACTCCTCTTCCTTGACGAACCAACTTCCGGCCTAGACTCCACCAGTGCTCATAGTGTCATTGAAAAGGTGCACCACATTGCACGTGCTGGAAGCACTGTGATCCTCACCATTCACCAACCCTCATCCAGAATTCAATTGCTTCTGGACCATCTGATCATCCTAGCTCGAGGGCAGCTCATGTACCAAGGATCACCAAAAGATGTGGCCATCCACCTTGGTCGAATGGGGCGCAAAGTACACAAGGAAGAGAGTCCTATTGAGTACCTCATTGACGTGATTCAGCAATATGATCAGTCTGAACTTGGGGTCGAGGCACTAGCCGAATTTGCACATACTGGTATAAAACCCCCTCTCTTAGTTGACGGGGACATCTCATTTGCGACTATTCTCCCAACCCCCACACCACCGCGCCATGGTGGGCATGGGCATCGTGGTGAAGGCCATGAGGACAAAGGAAGGTCTGGAAAGCGCTTGCCGTTACAAACCAGCACACATATAACCAATGATTTTGATCACAGTGTGAGAAGTCCTTATAATACTAATTCAAGGTCATGGACTCCTACCCGTAGTGGAGTTATGCAAAAACTGCACAGCTTTACCCCTTCAAGGCAACGCGCAGACCAAAAGATGCAAAGCCCCATGAG TGCATCCCCTGGCTACAACTATTCAAGTGAGATTCTTCCAAGCACACCAACACCCCACAGCAGTGACTACACGGTGAATGAAAATGATTATCTGACCCCAGATATTGGTCCAAACACCAAATCATACCACCACCTTGGCCCCAAATTCGCCAACTCCTTCTTCCCCGAGACTTGGATCCTAATGAGGCGAAACTTCATCAACATCAGGCGCACGCCTGAGCTCTTCCTCTCAAGACTAGTGGTCCTCACATTCATGGGATTCTTGATGGCCACCATGTTCAAAAACCCACCACAAAACAGTCAAGGCATCACTAATCGCCTcagtttcttcatcttcactgtctgccttttcttcttctcatccAATGATGCTGTACCCGCCTTCATCCAAGAGCGCTTCATCTTCGTCCGCGAGACTGCCCACAATGCCTACAGAGCCTCCTCATACACAATTGCAGGCCTAATCACATACCTCCCCTTTCTTGCATTGCAAGCAAGTGTCTATGCAGGCATTGTTTGGTTTGCTTTGGGGCTTAGAGGACCCTTCCTATACTTCTTGGTGGTTCTCTatgtctctcttctctccacCAATTCATTTGTGGTATTTGTCAGCTCAGTTGTGCCTAATTACATCTTGGGCTACGCCGCAGTCATTGCCTTCACTgccctcttcttcttgttctgtGGCTACTTCTTGAACAGCCATGACATCCCCCAAGGTTGGAAATGGATGAACCATGTCTCCACCATGACATATCCATACGAAGGGCTTATTATCAACCAATATCAAACCAACGACACGTTCGGAAACAACACCGATGGCACCAACATAACTGGTTTCAACATCTTGGAAGGTCTACGCATCAGTTATGGCAAACCCCACACTCTTTCTGGATCAAAGAAGTGGGAGAAGGTGTTCATAATGTTGGGCATGACTGTTCTATATAGGATTTTGTTTTACTTAGTCATTCGTTTCTTGTCCAAGAACCAAAGGACGTAG
- the LOC18775037 gene encoding L-type lectin-domain containing receptor kinase IX.1: MAFFKPFSHHQTQTLPSLLIYIFLLLLILKNVKSFSFNISSFNTNTKDLNFQGDAFPSRGVIQLTKNQVDGPLTESAGRATYFQPVRLWDSSTGRLTDFTTHFSFVMKALNDTYYGDGISFFLAPFGSEIPNHSTGGYLALFSSETALNASKNNIVAVEFDSYKNEWDPSPDHVGININSIASVANVSWKTTIKNGSVANAWVTYNSTTRNLTVFLTYSKNPTYNVGDCSVSYIVNLKDVLPELVSVGFSAATGYWVEIHNILSWSFSSTLEINSNKEAQKKLRLGIGLGAGFGLLSCGLGLFWFMSWRKRVNKIDEAYDMSMDDEFDKGTGPRRFTYRELSRATNNFSEGGKLGEGGFGGVYKGLLSESNTEVAVKRVSRGSKQGKKEYVAEVRIISRLRHRNLVQLIGWCHEQNEFLLIYELMPNGSLDSHLFGMKLHLTWTLRYKIALGLASAILYLHEEWEQCVVHRDIKSSNVMLDSNFNAKLGDFGLARLVDHELGSQTTVLAGTMGYLAPECVTTGRASKESDVYSFGVVALEISCGRRPVEAKAEPSRVRLVEWVWDLYGKDQILEAADERLCRDFDEQQIECLMAVGLWCCHPDPTVRPSIRQVINVLNFEAPMPSLPSKLPVPMYFAPPLSMCRFSYTSFNLTGSSVKDGTQCSCSSCATYNSSQSAGSSKALLNSRKVDV; this comes from the coding sequence ATGGCTTTCTTCAAACCATTTTCGCACCATCAAACACAAACTTTACCCTCACTTCTCATTTACATCTTTCTGTTGCTGTTAATACTAAAAAATGTTAAGTCATTCTCCTTCAACATCTCCAGTTTTAATACCAATACGAAGGATTTAAACTTCCAAGGCGATGCATTTCCATCACGAGGAGTCATCCAACTCACAAAGAATCAAGTTGATGGTCCCTTGACTGAGAGCGCTGGTCGAGCCACATACTTTCAACCAGTGCGCCTTTGGGACTCCAGCACAGGGAGGCTCACTGACTTCACAACTCATTTCTCCTTTGTCATGAAAGCTCTCAACGACACATACTATGGCGACGGCATATCTTTCTTCCTTGCACCATTTGGATCAGAGATTCCCAACCATTCAACTGGTGGATACCTTGCACTATTTAGCTCTGAGACTGCTTTAAACGCCTCCAAAAATAACATTGTTGCTGTTGAGTTTGACAGTTATAAGAATGAATGGGATCCAAGCCCTGATCATGTAGGAATCAATATCAATTCCATTGCCTCAGTAGCCAATGTTTCATGGAAAACTACCATAAAAAATGGATCAGTAGCAAATGCATGGGTGACTTACAACTCCACCACCAGGAATTTGACTGTTTTCCTAACTTATTCTAAAAATCCAACGTACAATGTTGGAGATTGTAGCGTCTCTTATATAGTTAATTTGAAGGATGTGTTGCCGGAGCTAGTTAGCGTTGGTTTCTCTGCTGCCACAGGTTATTGGGTTGAAATACATAACATCCTGTCTTGGTCATTTAGTTCAACCCTGGAGATCAACAGTAATAAGGAAGCGCAAAAAAAGTTGAGGTTGGGGATTGGTTTAGGAGCGggttttgggcttttgagtTGTGGATTAGGCCTGTTCTGGTTCATGTCTTGGAGGAAAAGGGTTAACAAGATAGATGAGGCATATGACATGTCTATGGATGATGAGTTTGACAAAGGAACAGGGCCCCGGAGGTTCACTTACCGCGAACTAAGTCGTGCAACAAATAACTTTTCAGAGGGAGGGAAGCTTGGAGAGGGAGGATTTGGAGGTGTCTACAAGGGCTTGTTAAGTGAATCCAACACAGAAGTGGCTGTGAAGAGGGTGTCTAGAGGATCAAAGCAGGGGAAAAAGGAGTATGTTGCGGAAGTGAGGATCATCAGTCGATTGAGGCACAGAAATTTGGTTCAACTCATTGGTTGGTGTCATGAACAAAATGAGTTCCTTCTCATCTACGAACTTATGCCAAACGGAAGCCTTGATTCCCATCTGTTTGGAATGAAACTCCACCTAACTTGGACACTAAGGTACAAAATAGCCCTTGGTTTGGCCTCCGCCATTTTGTATCTTCATGAGGAATGGGAACAATGTGTGGTGCATAGAGATATCAAGTCAAGCAATGTGATGTTGGATTCAAACTTCAATGCCAAGCTAGGTGATTTTGGGCTTGCAAGGCTTGTAGACCATGAATTGGGGTCGCAAACAACTGTTTTGGCAGGAACCATGGGGTACCTAGCCCCAGAGTGTGTGACAACTGGCAGGGCTAGCAAAGAGTCTGATGTGTATAGTTTTGGGGTGGTTGCCCTAGAAATCAGTTGTGGAAGGAGGCCAGTTGAAGCAAAGGCAGAACCAAGCAGGGTAAGGCTGGTGGAGTGGGTTTGGGATCTCTACGGAAAAGACCAAATACTTGAAGCTGCTGATGAAAGATTGTGTAGGGATTTTGATGAGCAGCAAATAGAATGCTTGATGGCAGTTGGGTTATGGTGCTGCCATCCTGATCCTACTGTTAGGCCCTCTATTAGGCAAGTCATAAACGTTCTCAATTTTGAAGCTCCAATGCCAAGCCTGCCATCAAAGTTGCCAGTGCCAATGTACTTTGCACCTCCATTGAGTATGTGTAGGTTCTCCTACACATCATTTAACCTCACCGGATCATCGGTTAAAGATGGAACGCAGTGTTCGTGTAGCAGCTGTGCTACTTATAATTCATCACAGTCAGCAGGTTCCTCAAAAGCTCTGTTGAATTCACGCAAAGTCGATGTGTAG